One Gossypium hirsutum isolate 1008001.06 chromosome A11, Gossypium_hirsutum_v2.1, whole genome shotgun sequence genomic window carries:
- the LOC107922887 gene encoding NAC domain-containing protein 86 isoform X1 — MRNKKGYHIIHPIPNEERFSSYYCYYLFWVAVGYYLWKKILTITGYRFHPTDFELLHYYLLNKNLGRDSLVQAIAELEDICGLEPWQLPGHSNIHSGDHVWYFFYRPSFKYQNGSRINRTTNEGYWKPTGKPRVIMARDQDIEIGKKRTLVFHKGRVNDNTKMKTGWIMHEYQLTATLPNQATFVLCKLKRKFGKAEVSCIEEGQPSHYLPPNLGNYIANNANQAEAARCLTANSDPNEMLTQLEALNDHEELEHQSIEWWNSYVGGGFPKHDGSGDFGTHGAENAIPNHHLLTEITMGQEVLQDQSGTNEQDISNLGDLGPGDERSNQHKLVMDDDGCNMPSNSENDTAEDSVKMDLSTFAGPSTDEEVFAGLEALPEVSCFAQGNRIGQMIDDWILDEGIRNAFDNQCSREEQNPTPITGGCNLSFAPDALNIPRKRSRTDYCYEGFGFDTNQ; from the exons ATGAGGAACAAAAAGGGTTACCATATCATTCACCCAATTCCTAATGAAGAACGATTTAGCAGTTACTATTGCTATTACCTCTTCTGGGTTGCGGTTGGTTACTATCTCTGGAAAAAAATTCTCACCATAACGGGCTACAGGTTCCACCCGACAGATTTCGAGCTCCTCCATTACTATCTACTAAACAAAAATCTCGGCCGTGATTCTCTGGTCCAAGCTATCGCTGAATTGGAAGATATTTGTGGATTAGAGCCTTGGCAATTACCTG GACATTCGAATATACACTCTGGCGATCACGTTTGGTATTTCTTTTACCGGCCAAGTTTCAAGTACCAGAACGGTTCAAGGATCAACAGGACAACCAACGAAGGTTACTGGAAACCGACGGGCAAACCTCGTGTGATAATGGCTAGGGACCAGGATATCGAGATCGGCAAGAAAAGGACGTTGGTTTTTCACAAGGGACGCGTTAATGACAATACCAAAATGAAGACCGGTTGGATCATGCATGAATATCAGCTCACTGCTACTCTTCCTAACCAG GCAACTTTTGTTCTCTGTAAATTGAAGAGGAAGTTCGGGAAGGCTGAGGTTTCGTGCATTGAAGAAGGTCAACCAAGTCACTATTTGCCTCCTAACTTGGGAAATTATATTGCAAATAATGCAAATCAGGCGGAAGCTGCTAGATGCCTTACG GCCAACTCAGACCCTAATGAGATGTTAACACAGCTGGAAGCTCTTAATGATCATGAGGAGCTAGAACATCAATCTATAGAGTGGTGGAATTCATATGTTGGTGGTGGTTTTCCTAAGCACGATGGCTCTGGCGATTTCGGAACCCATGGCGCGGAAAATGCAATTCCAAAT CATCACTTACTTACTGAGATAACAATGGGGCAAGAGGTACTTCAAGATCAATCAGGCACTAATGAACAAGACATCAGCAACTTAGGGGACTTAGGGCCTGGTGATGAAAGAAGCAATCAACATAAGTTAGTCATGGACGATGATGGATGTAACATGCCATCTAATTCCGAAAATGATACGGCTGAAGATTCAGTTAAAATG GATTTATCAACTTTTGCTGGACCATCAACGGATGAAGAGGTCTTTGCAGGTTTAGAAGCACTTCCAGAAGTAAGTTGCTTT GCCCAAGGAAACAGGATTGGGCAAATGATTGATGATTGGATTTTAGATGAAGGAATACGCAATGCTTTTGACAATCAATGTAGTAGAGAAGAGCAAAATCCAACACCTATAACAGGTGGCTGTAATTTGTCTTTTGCACCTGATGCCCTAAATATACCTAGGAAAAGGTCACGTACTGATTATTGTTATGAAGGATTTGGCTTCGACACGAATCAATAA
- the LOC107922887 gene encoding NAC domain-containing protein 86 isoform X2 has protein sequence MRNKKGYHIIHPIPNEERFSSYYCYYLFWVAVGYYLWKKILTITGYRFHPTDFELLHYYLLNKNLGRDSLVQAIAELEDICGLEPWQLPGHSNIHSGDHVWYFFYRPSFKYQNGSRINRTTNEGYWKPTGKPRVIMARDQDIEIGKKRTLVFHKGRVNDNTKMKTGWIMHEYQLTATLPNQATFVLCKLKRKFGKAEVSCIEEGQPSHYLPPNLGNYIANNANQAEAARCLTANSDPNEMLTQLEALNDHEELEHQSIEWWNSYVGGGFPKHDGSGDFGTHGAENAIPNHHLLTEITMGQEVLQDQSGTNEQDISNLGDLGPGDERSNQHKLVMDDDGCNMPSNSENDTAEDSVKMDLSTFAGPSTDEEVFAGLEALPEAQGNRIGQMIDDWILDEGIRNAFDNQCSREEQNPTPITGGCNLSFAPDALNIPRKRSRTDYCYEGFGFDTNQ, from the exons ATGAGGAACAAAAAGGGTTACCATATCATTCACCCAATTCCTAATGAAGAACGATTTAGCAGTTACTATTGCTATTACCTCTTCTGGGTTGCGGTTGGTTACTATCTCTGGAAAAAAATTCTCACCATAACGGGCTACAGGTTCCACCCGACAGATTTCGAGCTCCTCCATTACTATCTACTAAACAAAAATCTCGGCCGTGATTCTCTGGTCCAAGCTATCGCTGAATTGGAAGATATTTGTGGATTAGAGCCTTGGCAATTACCTG GACATTCGAATATACACTCTGGCGATCACGTTTGGTATTTCTTTTACCGGCCAAGTTTCAAGTACCAGAACGGTTCAAGGATCAACAGGACAACCAACGAAGGTTACTGGAAACCGACGGGCAAACCTCGTGTGATAATGGCTAGGGACCAGGATATCGAGATCGGCAAGAAAAGGACGTTGGTTTTTCACAAGGGACGCGTTAATGACAATACCAAAATGAAGACCGGTTGGATCATGCATGAATATCAGCTCACTGCTACTCTTCCTAACCAG GCAACTTTTGTTCTCTGTAAATTGAAGAGGAAGTTCGGGAAGGCTGAGGTTTCGTGCATTGAAGAAGGTCAACCAAGTCACTATTTGCCTCCTAACTTGGGAAATTATATTGCAAATAATGCAAATCAGGCGGAAGCTGCTAGATGCCTTACG GCCAACTCAGACCCTAATGAGATGTTAACACAGCTGGAAGCTCTTAATGATCATGAGGAGCTAGAACATCAATCTATAGAGTGGTGGAATTCATATGTTGGTGGTGGTTTTCCTAAGCACGATGGCTCTGGCGATTTCGGAACCCATGGCGCGGAAAATGCAATTCCAAAT CATCACTTACTTACTGAGATAACAATGGGGCAAGAGGTACTTCAAGATCAATCAGGCACTAATGAACAAGACATCAGCAACTTAGGGGACTTAGGGCCTGGTGATGAAAGAAGCAATCAACATAAGTTAGTCATGGACGATGATGGATGTAACATGCCATCTAATTCCGAAAATGATACGGCTGAAGATTCAGTTAAAATG GATTTATCAACTTTTGCTGGACCATCAACGGATGAAGAGGTCTTTGCAGGTTTAGAAGCACTTCCAGAA GCCCAAGGAAACAGGATTGGGCAAATGATTGATGATTGGATTTTAGATGAAGGAATACGCAATGCTTTTGACAATCAATGTAGTAGAGAAGAGCAAAATCCAACACCTATAACAGGTGGCTGTAATTTGTCTTTTGCACCTGATGCCCTAAATATACCTAGGAAAAGGTCACGTACTGATTATTGTTATGAAGGATTTGGCTTCGACACGAATCAATAA